AATGATGTTGGTCACATACGCTCGTGCACGAACAGGATCCGCGTCTTTATGGTGCTTCAGGATATGCGCAATTTCTTTTTCTATTTCGTCGGTCGACGGGACAATCTTTTCTTGAGAGGCAATGTTGTGTAATATAAATTCTATTTTTGAACGTTTTTCCGCATCCGGAGCAAATTCTTTTCTCATATCTTCTTCGGTTTTCCCTGCTTGTTTGAGGTATTCTTCGAATCGTGCTTCCATCCGGGCTACATCTCCCTTAAATTGCTCCATCATTTTATTAAGTTCTTCTTCGACGACGATTTTTGGTACGGTGATTTCTGTCTCTACAAGAATGCGGTCGATAATTTTCATCCGTTTTTTACTTCGCGCACGATCCGTTTTTTCACGCACAAGGTGATCTTTAAGTTTTATTTTAAAATCAGTAACGTTTTCATACGAACCGAGTTTTTTTACAAACCCATCATCAAATATTGGCAACTCTCCGCCACTCTTTGATTGCTGCGCGGTTTGTTTTCTGATGTTTTCAATCGCTTCAGAAACCTCTTTCTCGCTTACTTCAACAACTTCTTCTTTTTCTGCCGCAATTTCCACCGCTATTTTTTTATAATCAGGAAGTTTTACTTCGGGTACAACCGCAACGGTGATTACAAATCCCAATGGACTTCCTTTGGCAATTTTAGTGATGCGTATATCTGGTCTCCCCAATGGGTCGATGTTGTGTTCAGCAAGAAGCGCGGGATATGATTCTCCAAGAGCAAGCTCCGCCATCTCGTAAAGAATTTTTTCTTCGCCGAGCTTTTGGACGATAATATTTTCAGGAACTTTTCCCTTCCTAAACCCAGGAATCTCAAGATTTTCTGAGATGTTTTTAATGGCTTTTGGGCGAAATATTTCAAATTGTTCCACGGGAATCTCGCCAGTAATGGAAACTTCGCTCCGCTCAAGTTTTTTTAGTTCTGACATGAGCGATAGTTTAACGCACCAGCTCTTTACTTGCAAGAACCCCCGCCTTCTTGCAAGAAGGCGGGGGTTCTTGAGCGCCACGTATTTTTTGTGTAACAATTAAAGCTGCGCGTCGATATTGTTCATTCCCGCATCAAGGTTATCGAAATTGGTTGCATCAAGATCTTTTTCAATGTCTGAAACTTCATTGGATGTTCCTTGAGTAAGAAGTGCGGCTGTTTCCTGATCCGGTGCCACAGTTTGCCCAAGAGAAGGCGCTTCTGTTGTGGTTGGTGCAGTGAATTCACTGCTTTGTATTATCCAGAAATAAATACCCCCAATAACAATAACCGCGATTACGATAATCGAGCCAATGAGCGCACCTATCGATTTTTCCTCTTGAGGCGTTCCCGCAGGAGTCCCCGTTGGGTTTTGTTGTGTTGGTTCCACGTTGTGTTTAGTTTAGGTTTAATAAGGACAAAAATGATTATGGTGTTGTAGTTGTTGCCGTTGTTGTTGCGGTTTTATTTCCCGACTTTCCTTTGAGTGCCACAATGGAATCAATGAGAGCTTTATGTGCCCTTTTTGCCGCGTCTCGTACTTGTTCTACGTGGGCACGTACCGCTTCGAACGCTTCTTTGGGTGTTTCTGACTCTATCGCTTCCTGTGCCGCTGTTTTAGCCATACCAAGATGTGTTTCTGTGTTGGTGATTTCGGTTCTTGCGCTTACAAGAAGTGATCCCGCTTTCGTTGTATTCATCCCTTTTCCCCTAAGCTTGATGATTCTTTCTTCAATTCGGACTCCAAGTTTTTTAAGGCGTTCAATTGCGGCTTCAATGCGCTGAAACATCATTTCTGCTTGACGCTTGATGATTTCTTTGCGTTGCGCGGAAAGTTTTTCGATGCGCTCCTGACGGGGTTCTCCCATAGTGCTTGTTCCTCGTTCCATTGCTGTAGGTTTTGGGTTTCCTGTTATTTTTTGGTGTGCATCACGAGGGGGGAGCGGGAACTTGTTCGATGTTCCCGTTGCGTTACTTGTTGCGGAAGAAGACGCATCCCTGCGTAAACCCATTTCTGCTGATGCGATATTTGCGCCAATAACGAATATCATCGAGAGGGCAAATATAAATAAAATTGATTTTTGCATAATTACATATGGTTATTAATATATGAATAAATGAAAATTACTTATTTTGTATTTGATGTATCATCAGTGGCCTTTCTAAAACAACGCAAAGTATCCCTTTAGTATATAGAACGAAAGAAGTGGTGACAACTGGAAAAAGAAAGAGGTTGTTAACAACCTCTTTCTTTTTCCAAGTTATTTTTGAGGAAATTTTTCCCTATAGAGTATCTGACTTCTTTCTATGGCTCGTTTTGCGGATTCCTTGTTTTCAAAGCCGGCCACGTGAACTTCTTTTTGTTGAATTTTTTTATAGGTAGAGTAAAAATGCTCCATTTCTTTTAGAGTATGTTTATTGATATCCGGAAGATCTTCCACGTGGACCCACCGGGGGTCATGAATGGGTACGGCAACTACTTTGTCGTCCAAGTCACCACCATCTGTCATTTTCATGAGTGCTACCGGTCTCACCTTCACTAAAATACCTGACAAAAGGGGGTGGGTGGTGAGAAGTATGACATCAAGTGCGTCTCCATCATCCCACAGTGTCTGGGGTGCGAAACCGTAATCAAATGGAAAATCTTGGGTTGTATGGGCAACTCGGTCAAGTGCTATAAGTCCCGTTTCCTTATCGATTTCATATTTATTTTTTGATCCCTTGGGAATTTCAACGATCACATTGAATTCATCAGGAACCTTTTTTCCGATTGGAATATCGTGCCAGAGGTTCATATTTAATTACCAATGCTTATTTTTTAATAACGATAAGATACAAAGTAGTGTAACATATACCGTGAAATACTCGATATCAAAAATTAAATATCAAAATGTAAATTTGGTGAATTCGCCTATGGTGAATACAAAAATTTTAAACTTTGATATTTAAATTTTTAATTTACTTAAAATCTACTTACCGTGTATCCACCGCTCCACTTGTATCTGTTTCCGCTGGAAGCACGCTTCCCCCGTCAACACCCTTGATGTCAATTTTCCAGCCACTTAGTTTTGCTGCAAGTCGAACGTTTTGACCCCCTTTTCCAATAGCGAGTGAAAGCTGGTCCTCGGAAACCTTAACAGAAGCAAGGTGTTCTGCCTCATTCAGATCAACGCTCATTACTTTTGCTGGAGAAAGTGCGTCTTCAATGAATTTTTTCTGTTCCCCTGACCATTCAATAATATCGATTTTTTCTCCACCCAGCTCACTCATGACCGTTGAAACGCGCACACCACGCTGTCCCACACATGATCCCACGGGGTCAACGTGTGTATCGTTGGATGTGACAGCAATCTTGGATCGCGATCCTGCTTCACGGGCGATTGCCTTAATTTCTACAACACCGTTTGCGATTTCGGGAGCCTCAACCTCAAAAAGTTTTTGAATAAATTTCGGATGAGACCTTGAGAGATGAAGATCTATTCCACGCGGGGTTTCTTCTACTGCGTATAGATATGCTCTTATCCGCTCTCCTTGCTTGTAGCGTTCCCCGGGAATTTGTTCATGATATGAAAGAATCCCTGTGGTTTTGCCCAAGTCTATAAAAATATTTCCGCGTTCCATTCGTTGCACGGTGCCATTTACGATCTCACCTTGTTTTTTGCCATATTCATCTAAGACGGATACCTTTTCAGCTTCTCTGATACGCTGAATAATGACTTGTTTTGCCGTTTGTGCGGCGATTCTGCCATATTCATCGCGTGACTCGAGGGGGAAAATGAGTTCATCGCCAGGTTCCACACCCTTTTTTATTTTCCGCGCATCATCAATCATGATGTGCTGTTCAGGATTAAAGCGAATGAGTTTTTCCCCAACTTCATCAATGACATTCTCAGTTTGACCCTTCTTTTCTGTGAATTCGGTGGGGGTATCCTCCGTGCCTTCTTCGATTTCAGGGCGGAGCATTGATTGCTCTACCGCGATTTTAATCTGAAAAAACTCTGTTTTTCCTGAACTTAAATCAAATTGAGCTTTTACAATTTGTCCTTTCTTGCCGTAATCTTTTTTATACGCGGCAGCAAGCGCCTGCTCGATTGCCTCGATAATTTTTTCTTTTGGTATACCGCGCTCTTCCTCAAGCTGGTGAAGCGCCGAATTTAATACTTTGAGATCCATCATAAAATTTAGTCAGTAGTTAGTAGTAAATAGTTCGTAGTTTAAGGGCGAAGCAATAAGATAACAAGATAAATAGGTGCTGTGTTCGTTAATAAATTTTTAATAAAAATGTCCGTTCTTTCGAAACGGACTTACGTGCATCTAAGGTATCAAATTTAGTTGGTTTTGTCAAACAGAAATCGCCCCCAAAGATGTTATGGCTATCGATATGCGACAGTACGGCAATAGGCAAGAGAAAAGCCGATGGTTCCCATCGGCTTTGAAAAGAACGAACCTACTCGGTAAAATGCTATGCGGCTTGCGACACATGTTTTTTTTTGTAACGCTTCTCGTATTCCGGTATCGTCTTCTCCCAGTCCTCGAGTTTCTCCATGGGAGTGGGGGGGGTATGGAGGATGAACCCATCTCTCTCAATAAAAACAGCCACTTCCTCTTCACATGCGCCCTGAAGATTTTTTTCCAACGGCGATCCTCCCAACATATCAGGGCCCCATGAGAAATAGAGCTTATCGTTTTTCTTAAGAAACGCAGCCTCATTTCCATCCGAAGCGATAATCTCGTACATAAAGTACCTCCTTTCCGAATTAATAGGATATAAGTTTGAATTTGCACTCTTTCGCGAGCCGTTTCAACTTCGGGAAAAACTCCTGATTGAACTGGTCGGTCTCGGGGTAGTATAACACCTCTACGTCGTTCTCCAAAAATACGCCACCTAAAATCTGCGCTTCAATATAGGATGTCGTGCCATACTCGTCAATAGGAATTTCCATGCGGTTTACATACTCGTGCCAGCACTGGTCCATGCCAACTACTCGCGATGCAAGTACCCCTTCAATATCATCCCACACAAAAACTTGCTCCGGAGTAATGTGAAACGAGTCAGCCGGTGTAAATGTACTCCGTTTTTTCACCCTATCTTTTAAAACAAATCGATACCATCCGTAAAATCCAAGCGCAGAAAGTCCTATGGGATTATTGCGATAATCAAGAACGCCATAGTTTGGATGCTCGGTGTTGGACATCCCCGCAAGAACCGTTTGAAGATTGCGCGTAGCGCCATAGAGTTTAAACTCAAGCATGATGCGCATACGCAAATCGCTCGGATTTCTTTCGCGCGCTGCATGAGCGATTTCAAAAAGATTGTACAGCCGTTTTGACGCAATCAAACTGTCAATCATGGAAATACCGAAGATATGGTCATGGAGATTTACATTTACCACAATACGAGAATTTTGCAGTTTTTTCTTCAAACCAACAACCATGTCCCGTTGCTGGTCCAATAAACCTTCCTTCGCAGCAATAGAATGCTTATTGCTTACCGAAAGAACTCTGTCAAGAAGATATTGTTGACTTGGTGAAAGACGCCGACGCAGTTTCATAAAAACCTCCGTTGTAAAAAATTTCAATATACAAAACCCTGCAAGGAAGACTATACCGCAACGTTTTTTTTGGCAAGTAGAAAACGGTGGGGTGTGAAAAAATAGGAAAGGGGGGAAATAAGCGCAGTTCATCTAAGGACTACCTTTGAAAAATACTGCTTGAATAATGTGGCGTAATTTGGTGTAATAAAGCTATGAAAAAATACATAGGACAATTTATTTTTGTAGGGTTCGCGCTTTTTATATTTAATCCCGTTTCTCTGGTTCATGCCGCAGAAGAGATCGATGCCTATTGTGTTGTGCCAAAAGAGGCCGTCCCTCACGGCAGTACTGTTTCTTTGACCATTAAGTTTAAGGATAACGATACAAGCAATGACCTTATTGTTCAGGGACCTTTTAAAATTTTAAGGTATGACAAAGATGGTAAAGCAATCATAGTTGACTTTAAGCGTGGTAATGAGAAGGACGATACAGGAAAAGAAAACCCTGAAAAACCAGCCTTAACTTCCAGTGTTGCTTTAAGCCCCAAACATATACTTCCAGCTCCCGCCACAGAGTCGGTGACTTTGACTTATTTTGTTAAACATAAAGAAGGCAAAAGAGGAAAATTGTCTACAGCCGACCGTGAACAGCAAGTTGACTGCTCATTTACTGTTCAGCACGAAATAAAAAAAACAACTACTCCAAGCGGTAAAAATTCTATAGGGGATCCGGATTTTGATTTACTGCGCATTTCGAGTGCTGCGGTTGATTTGGGCATTGAAGATGTCGGCACATTGCCCACCAGTGGCTTTTATTTTTGGAAAGAATGGAAGCGGGGATTGAGCCGTGCGTTTACATGGGACAATGTGAAGGAAGCGGAGCTCGAGCTTCTCATTGCGAACGAAAAAGCGGCGGAAATGCGGAAGGTTGCGGAGGTAAGCCCAGACAACAAGGAAGCAATTAAAAGTGCGCTTGAGAATTACGGAGAAGCACAAGCACGGCTCGAGGCACGGCTTATTGACGTGAAAGAAAATTCAGGAAACCCAAAGGTGAAGGCGCTCCTCGAGAAACTCGACAAGCAGTCTTTGCAACACGCGACGCTGTTGAACCAAATTGCGATGCGGTGGAACAATGATCCGTATGCCGAAGATGCTGCGAAGAATGTAGTGAAGCCAGAAGCAGTTCGTGATAACCATCTGCAGGGAGCAGTCGATGTTCTCCAAAAAAAGATTCAGGAAGTTGCTCTTGTCGGGGTTGAAAAAGATGGCAACATAAAAGAAAAAGCGACTGAGCAACTCAAGCGTACGGAGGCAGAACTCGCTTTACTAAAAACTGAATTGACAAAATTCATGGCAAGTAGTGCGGAGACAAACCCGCTTGCGATTGAAGAAGAGGGGGTACAGAAAACAGGACCCATACGCATCGACAATACTCCTGCGCGTCTTTCCACCAACATGACCATCGAGCGCCAAACACCCAAACGAGATTTTGGCGACCGTATGAAGGCAGGCCTGGAACAGGCGGGCGGGATGCTTGCACAAGGAAAGGTAGCGTTTACGACAGGGAAATTTGGAGAAGCATTTGGAAAAGCCCGTTCAGTCGAGGTGATGGTACGCAATATGCGAGTTGCTATTTCTGACTTTGCCATTAAAGAACAGGGGGTAAAAAAAGTTGTTGAACCCGGAAAGCCTAAATACGAAGATATCAATGCAAAAAATGTGAACCCAGTTTATGATGATTCTAGCACCGAAGGCACCAACCCTCTGTATGACAAAAAAATGGAAAATATGAGAGCGTGCGGGCCACAACCCGGCGCACCGGGAAACTGGATGTGCAAAGAGGGCAAGTGGCAGTTGTCGCCAAATCCTACTCCGATTTCAAAACCTGCTCCCAATCCGACCGAAAGCGTGGCATGTACGCAAGAAGCGAGACTTTGCCCCGATGGTACGAGTGTGGGGCGTGCGGGACCTCGTTGTGAGTTTGCGGCATGTCCGTCGCTAAGACCACTTCAGGGTATGGCATGTACTGCGGATGTTGATCCTGTCTGTGGCGCAGATGGGAAAACGTATTCGAACGAATGCGTGGCGAATGTTGCAGGGGTGAAAGTTTTCACCAAAGGTGATTGCAATGCTACTTTGAATGGAGGCGTCATGATTAAAACAGAAGCGGAAGGTTCTGTTTTGCGGTAGTTTTTGCTTGTATAAGTAGCTTTCCGCAGTACTCAGCATCGGCGTACACGATTTTAGGTATATAGCGCAAATTAGGACCTGATATGTAAGAACAAGGGGGTCAGGTACTCTATTTTTGTTGAAAATGAAGATGAAATTTTCTTAAAAACAATTATTCCCAGCAGGAAATTTACTAAAAAATATTTAATTCAATAAGGGAAAGTTTGAAAACCTTGGTTTTCAAGTAATCCTAGAACGAAGTTCCTAGATACCTCGCCGATGCGGAGCGAGGGAATAGATTGCTGCGGGGTAGTTCATCAGGAAGCTTCTGAAGCTCGCGAAGCTTTTTCTCCGTACGCTCTATAGTTCTACGATTCACGTTGCACGCTTAATGTTATCACCACCCGCGCGCTACTTACAGGGCTTCATGTGGTATAATTTCTGTGAAGCAACTTACATGATACTTTCAACACTTTTTATTATACGTACGACACTCCACTTGCCATGAATGTACAAGATGAACATTTGAAAGAGTTTCTTATAGATTCCGGCCTCGTTTCGAAAGATGTCGTTTCACAGGCTGAAATTATTGATAAGGAGAAAAAGATAGGACTTGGAAAGGTTCTGGTAACACAAGGAAAAATTTCTGAAGATGATCTGCGCCGATCGGAAGCATACATACTCGGTATTCCGTTTGTTGGTTTGAAGGGGCAAAAAATTGATTTTGCCATTTTGTCGATGATTCCTGAACCTATCGCCCGCAAGCACAACATTGTCGCATATAAAAAGGGTCCCGGTACGCTTGAGGTGGCAATGCTCGATGCCGACGATCTTACGGCGATTGAATTCGTCAAAAAGAAAGTAGGGCTTAAAATTGTGCCTCGTCTCACCGACAAAGAATCCATAAAGAGTGTCCTTGTCCAATATCAAAGAAGTCTTAAGGCGGAATTTAACGACATCATCGACAAAGAAGCAGCCCTTCTTAAGGCTATTCCGGAAGAAGACGATGATGGGGCATCCGAAAAAGACCTCAAAAAACTTGCCGAAGATTTGCCGGTGGTAAAAATTGTCGACACACTTCTCAATCACGCAATCATCCAAGGCGCATCAGATATTCATATTGAACCAACGGAAAACGAAGTTGTCATTAGATATCGCATTGACGGTCTATTGCATGATGCTATGGTGTTACCAAAAAATGTTGCACCTGGTATTACTGCGCGCATAAAAGTTCTTGCGAATCTCAAGCTTGACGAGAAACGATTACCCCAAGATGGACGATTTAAAATAGAAATGTCGGATCAGAAAGTGGCGTTTCGCGTGTCGCTTCTTCCTGTGTATTACGGTGAAAAAACAGTTATGAGGCTTTTGCGTGATTCTGTTGCGGGGCATACCCTCGAAAGTCTCGGATTCCATGGTGCGGCACTAGAAAAAGTTCATGAAGCGACACGGCAAAAAACTGGAATGATCCTTACCACAGGACCTACTGGATCAGGAAAATCAACGACTCTTTATACCGTGCTTGATATTGTGAATACGCCCGAAGTGAATATTTCAACCATTGAGGATCCGATTGAATATCAAATGCCTCGAATCAATCAGACACAAGTAAAATCTGAAATAGGGCTTACGTTTGCAAGTGGCTTGCGAGCACTTGTTCGACAGGACCCCGACATTGTGATGGTGGGGGAAATTCGTGACAGCGAGACGGCATCTCTCGCGGTGAACGCCTCTCTTACTGGTCACTTAGTACTCTCAACACTTCACACCAACTCTGCTGCTGGTGCGGTTCCACGTCTTATTGATATGGGAATTGAGCCGTTTCTTATTGTATCAACGATAAACGTCATCATCGCACAGCGATTAGTGCGCAAACTTTGTGATGTAAAGGAACGGTATACGCTTTCACCCGCCGAAATTAAAGTGTTGTCAAAAAATATTAACCTTGATCGAGTGATGATGATGCTTAAAGAGGAAAAGATTGTTGATCCGAAAGCGGGGTGGGAAGATATTCCATTTTATCGTATAAAAAAAAGCGATGAATGCGATGATGGTTATAAGGGGAGACTCGTGATTCATGAAGTGCTCAAGGTAACACCTCCCATTCGTGACCTTGTCATGAAAGGGGCGACCTCGACACAAATCGAACAGGAGGCTACCAAAGAGGGAATGTCCACGATGATCGAAGATGGATTATTTAAAGCGGCACAAGGACTTACCACCGTGGAGGAGGTGCTTCGTGTGGTATCGGAATAAGTTAAAAAAGCTTCAGTAGCTTCCAGAGCTTCAAAAGCTTCCGAAGCTAAGAAGCTAACGAAGCTAAAAGCTTTAAAACAATGACTCGATTCAATTACAAAATACAAAATAATACTGGAAAAATTGAAACGGGAGCAATCGATGCGACGGATAAGTTTTCTCTCGCGGCACAATTTAGGAATGAGGGGAAAGTTGTTGTTTCTATCGACGAATTCCATCAAAAAGATTATTTAAAGATGGAGTTTTTAAACGAGATGCTTTCTCGCATAAAACTTCAGGACAAAATAATTTTTGCAAGAAATCTTTCTGCAATGATCAATGCAGGACTTTCGCTCTCGCGAGCGCTGGGAGTGTTAGAGCGACAAACAACGAATCTCAAATTCAAAAAAGTTCTTCAGTCGCTCACCGAAAACATCAGTAAGGGGAAATCTTTGAGCGACGGAATGAAAGAATATCCAAAAGTTTTTCCACAACTCTTTGTTTCTATGGTGGGGGCTGGAGAAGAATCAGGCAATTTGGCCGACTCACTTTTAATCGTTGGCAATCAACTGGAGAAAACATACCTCCTTAAGAAAAAAATAAAGGGAGCAATGATTTATCCGGCCATTGTTATTTCAGCAATGGTTGTTATTGCAATTCTCATGTTCATCTTTGTGGTTCCCACGTTGAGCGATACGTTTACCAGCATGAACGTTAAGCTTCCTACTAGTACGAGTATTATTATCGGCATCAGCGAGTTTTTGAGAGATCACGGTATCCTCGCCTTGATTATCGTAGTTGTTGCGGTCGTGGTTATTTCTATGGCCATACGCACCCCACTCGGCAAGCGTTATGCAGAACTTATCTTGCTCCATCTTCCGATTATTTCAAAGATCGTGAAAGAATCAAATGCGGCGCGTACAACACGCACACTCTCATCTCTCCTTTCCGCAGGAGTTGATGTCGTCGAAGCTCTCTCTATCACCAAGAGTGTGGTTCAAAATTCATACTACAAGGATGTATTAACTATCGCAGGGGAGAACGTCCAAAAAGGCATACCCCTTTCGTCGATTTTTATGGAAAACAGTAAAATTTACCCCGTGCTGGTTGGCGAAATGATCGAGGTTGGCGAAGAAACAGGTAAACTTTCCGATATGCTTTTGCGTGTCGCTGAATTTTATGAAAGCGAAGTTGATACTGCAACGCGTGACCTCTCAACAATCATCGAACCGATTCTTATGGTTGTCATTGGTGGGGGTGTCGGATTTTTTGCTATTTCAATGATCACGCCGATGTACACGATCATGACCGGAATTTAGGCAGTGGGGTATATAGCTTGGAACACGGAGCGTGAAAATTCATTATTCAATAAAAATATGAAAAAAGAAAAAAAATTATCTCGCGGGTTCACGGTATTTGAAATTTTGATCGTGCTGACTATTATTGCCACACTCTCCTCAATCATTGTTACTTCTTTTTCTCAATTCAGAAACACAAAAATTCTTGATACTGGGGTCGAAAATACAGTTTCTGTTCTTGCTAAAGCGCGAGGAAACACTTTGTCTTCAAAAAATTCCTTCCAGTATGGCGTACACCTAGAGGCGACTCAAGTAGTTCTTTTTCGGGGAGGGACCTATACTGTGGGTGATTCTAATAACGAGGTATCGCTACTCGACAGCTCTCTTGAAATTTCAACAATAGCTCTTACGGGGGGTGGATCCAACGTTATCTTTGACCGTCTGACCGGAAAAACAAGTCAAGGCGGAACGATTATTATTCGCGTGAAATCAGATGTATCAAAAACAAAGACGATCACCATTAATGGAACAGGGTTGGTAAGTATGACTGATACCACCACCTCTGCATCATATGCATTCAGCGAAGGTGCTGGACTCACCACAGCAGACTCATCAGGCAATGGAAATACGGGAACTCTCACGAATGATCCACTTTGGGTTGCAGGAAAGAATGGCAACGGTCTCTTTTTTGATGGTATGAACAGCTATGTTGTTATTCCCAACACTTCCTCGGTCGATATTGGTGGCACAGATCTTACCATTTCTATGTGGGCAAAGATTATTAGCACTTCAAGCCTCGCTGATTACATCCTTGTTGCCAAACCATGGAACGCATCCACAATGTCCCCTCCATATTTTCAATACGATGTTGAATATGATAACAATGAAAATAAAACTGTCGACTTCTACTTTGGTGATACTACGAGCACAAACCGTGGTCCCTATAGTGTGACACCACCAGTAGACACCTGGACCCACATCGCCTTCACCTATGACGGAACATCAGTGAAAGGATACCTTGATGGCGTACAGGAGTTTTCCACTCCTACAACCGGGAGCATTCAAGCCCGCGGTCAATCTTTGCGCTTGGGCACCGACGGACAATTTTACCAAAACTACAATGGATCTCTTGATGATGTACGCATTTACAGTCGCGCGCTTACACAGGCGGAAATACAAACGGATATGAATACTCCGTTGTGATGCACGCACAGATAATCGCAACTATCCCCGTCAACCTTTCAGTCGCAGTAGTTTCCTTATTATAGAAACGTACAACACGCAGGTAGCTGTTGATGACTAATTCAATTCACGTGTGGTATAATTTAATTCAAATGGACTTTCTTTCAAAAAAGAAAAAATACTTCAAGTACAGATTTGTCCCGTACGAAAGCGACGTTTTCAATATTAAAAATTCTGCGCGACATTCCAAGTATAGTACGAGATATTTTCGTACGGGATTCGGTCTCATTGAAATTGTGATTGG
The sequence above is drawn from the bacterium genome and encodes:
- a CDS encoding LamG-like jellyroll fold domain-containing protein — encoded protein: MKKEKKLSRGFTVFEILIVLTIIATLSSIIVTSFSQFRNTKILDTGVENTVSVLAKARGNTLSSKNSFQYGVHLEATQVVLFRGGTYTVGDSNNEVSLLDSSLEISTIALTGGGSNVIFDRLTGKTSQGGTIIIRVKSDVSKTKTITINGTGLVSMTDTTTSASYAFSEGAGLTTADSSGNGNTGTLTNDPLWVAGKNGNGLFFDGMNSYVVIPNTSSVDIGGTDLTISMWAKIISTSSLADYILVAKPWNASTMSPPYFQYDVEYDNNENKTVDFYFGDTTSTNRGPYSVTPPVDTWTHIAFTYDGTSVKGYLDGVQEFSTPTTGSIQARGQSLRLGTDGQFYQNYNGSLDDVRIYSRALTQAEIQTDMNTPL